One window from the genome of Populus alba chromosome 15, ASM523922v2, whole genome shotgun sequence encodes:
- the LOC140954617 gene encoding uncharacterized protein: MYSNIVATREFAWVPSSGVLGGNDVNPGTSKVNIDGVDFKEGSGDSEEDEIPNLDTNMSRMVGGVNISSNSNKSSSKRKERNPSKGRCRKKKTFGIGVQMMSMWDQLLESMSTKSDSNSLNMDQEGYSILKMMAELHSIPRVLVDDDFHDFDMDYLGLKRKQEMWYSRGTLEQKFKWL, encoded by the coding sequence ATGTATTCCAACATTGTCGCAACTAGAGAGTTTGCATGGGTTCCTTCGTCAGGAGTACTTGGTGGCAATGATGTCAATCCTGGCACAAGCAAAGTCAACATTGATGGTGTTGATTTCAAAGAAGGAAGCGGTGATTCAGAGGAGGATGAGATTCCAAATTTAGACACTAATATGTCTCGAATGGTTGGTGGGGTGAATATATCAAGTAACAGCAACAAAAGCagtagcaaaagaaaagaacgaAATCCTTCTAAGGGTCGAtgtagaaagaagaaaacatttgGAATTGGTGTTCAGATGATGTCAATGTGGGATCAACTACTTGAGAGTATGTCGACTAAGAGTGATTCAAATTCTTTGAATATGGATCAAGAAGGCTATAGTATTCTCAAAATGATGGCTGAGCTCCACTCAATTCCTAGAGTTTTGGTTGATGATGATTTTCATGACTTTGATATGGATTATCTTGGTTTAAAAAGGAAACAAGAAATGTGGTATAGTAGGGGTACTCTTGAACAGAAGTTCAAATGGTTGTAG
- the LOC118033449 gene encoding protein JINGUBANG gives MGIVSCHQTSYSDYDSQSHSDHLQANLPTLCSQPSLPSVPSLTSKSHHRHQEILPTTHHHCLTTLKGHSSYVSSLTLAGKFLYSGSDKEIRLWKRNPLDSEIDQENLSNNVVAVGNGAVKSLVVLAEKLFSAHQDNKIRVWKTTNQETNQQKCTRLATLPTLGDRALKSLLPRNQVQIRRHKTCTWVHHVDTVSALALSSDESHLYSVSWDRTIKIWRTNDFKCLESVANAHDDAINAVALSNDGNVYTGSADKKIKVWRRSSEENKHSLVATLEKHMSGINALALSTDGSVLYSGACDRSIVVWEKDDDGNMVVLGALRGHTQSILCLAVVSDLVFSGSADKTIRIWRGVDRSYSCLAVLEGHGGPVKCLTASIDRSSSDASFLLYSGSLDCDIKVWQINVPLL, from the coding sequence ATGGGAATCGTGTCATGCCACCAGACTAGTTACTCAGATTATGATTCTCAATCACACTCTGACCACCTTCAAGCAAACCTGCCTACACTTTGTTCGCAGCCAAGCCTCCCATCAGTACCTTCCCTCACCTCAAAATCCCATCATCGCCACCAAGAAATCCTACCCACCACCCACCACCACTGCCTCACCACCCTGAAAGGCCACTCCTCTTATGTATCCTCACTAACCCTCGCAGGAAAGTTCCTCTACAGCGGCTCTGATAAAGAAATACGACTGTGGAAGCGAAACCCTTTAGATTCTGAAATAGATCAGGAAAACCTAAGCAACAACGTAGTGGCTGTGGGGAACGGTGCAGTGAAGTCCCTGGTAGTTTTGGCAGAAAAACTCTTTAGTGCTCATCAAGATAACAAAATCCGAGTATGGAAAACAACTAACCAGGAGACTAATCAGCAGAAGTGCACACGTTTGGCCACTTTACCAACACTTGGTGACCGTGCCTTGAAGAGTCTGTTGCCAAGGAATCAAGTTCAGATTCGAAGGCACAAAACATGCACATGGGTTCATCATGTTGACACAGTATCTGCACTTGCCTTGTCGAGTGACGAGTCGCACCTCTACTCCGTTTCATGGGATCGGACAATTAAAATATGGAGAACGAATGACTTCAAGTGTTTGGAGTCGGTAGCCAATGCTCATGACGATGCCATAAATGCAGTGGCATTGTCGAATGACGGGAATGTTTATACCGGATCGGCAGACAAGAAAATCAAGGTGTGGAGGAGAAGTTCAGAAGAGAACAAACACTCCCTGGTTGCCACGCTAGAAAAACACATGTCTGGGATTAATGCCTTGGCGCTAAGCACAGATGGTTCTGTTTTATACTCCGGTGCGTGTGACCGGTCAATAGTAGTTTGGGAGAAGGATGATGATGGCAACATGGTGGTTTTGGGAGCCCTCAGGGGCCATACACAGTCCATATTGTGCTTAGCTGTCGTCTCTGATTTGGTGTTTAGTGGTTCTGCAGATAAAACCATTAGAATTTGGAGAGGTGTTGATAGAAGTTACTCTTGCTTGGCAGTTTTGGAAGGGCACGGAGGCCCTGTCAAGTGCTTGACGGCATCAATTGACCGTTCCTCATCTGATGCATCATTTCTTCTTTACAGTGGGAGTTTGGACTGTGATATCAAAGTGTGGCAAATCAACGTCCCTCTTCTATAG
- the LOC118033448 gene encoding uncharacterized protein: MQFVLMVCQMLKYERKSRGENLGKKVSFRKKFDVAVARVVAEMRILGGSKKCREVTPFDGQIRIATALRGTSCFTLASSMPVVRASLLMTAIDLSIQLFKFFVSLYTQNPHASTSSKKK; this comes from the exons ATGCAGTTTGTGTTAATGGTTTGTCAAATGTTGAAGTATGAGCGGAAGAGCAGAG GAGAGAATTTAGGGAAGAAAGTTTCTTTTAGAAAGAAATTTGATGTAGCAGTAGCCAGAGTAGTGGCAGAAATGAGAATTTTAG GAGGAAGTAAGAAATGCAGAGAGGTCACTCCTTTTGATGGGCAAATCAGAATTGCAACTGCGCTCAG AGGGACCTCATGTTTCACTCTGGCATCTTCCATGCCAGTTGTCAGGGCATCATTGCTGATGACAGCCATTGATTTGAGCATTCAACTGTTCAAGTTTTTTGTAAGTTTATATACTCAG AACCCCCATGCTTCAACCTCATCAAAGAAGAAATAA